Proteins from a single region of Runella sp. SP2:
- a CDS encoding LuxR C-terminal-related transcriptional regulator — protein MLTTLTQRELELLILLIDAPSNEELAQKLHIEIKSVETCKTRIGEKLNQTGKGALLRFALRYRSLLEPLKN, from the coding sequence TTGCTAACAACGCTCACTCAGCGAGAATTAGAACTGCTCATTCTACTTATTGATGCTCCATCAAACGAAGAATTGGCTCAAAAGCTACACATAGAAATCAAAAGTGTAGAAACCTGTAAAACCCGCATTGGTGAAAAACTCAACCAAACGGGCAAGGGGGCACTCTTGCGCTTTGCACTGAGATACCGAAGCCTACTCGAACCCCTCAAAAACTGA
- a CDS encoding carboxypeptidase-like regulatory domain-containing protein: protein MRYLFLLFIVNTYNLFSQEKCGIILDKNSKAPVSYATIYYSRTPMGSFSNEYGNYCISKSRETIDSVYISALGYLKFSIDYSTFSKADTIYLQSRPIELNDVIVKGKRGKINTKEIGYHKTSFIEFRENGYNPNSNQRIATFIAHNDEKWAIKSIHCRIIPKDNEQIQFFRIRLRIYTNDTVKMLPKEDLLNENITIDIAPKEKNIEFDLLKYNLKAPDSGFWISMESIGYIDKKGEYIAIRDHEYGRYTLKDSKKIKLKSIERITPMYRYTLTSPKRSAISSWNNKWKHENYKETLTFSFGATIEKLE from the coding sequence ATGAGATATTTATTTCTTTTATTTATAGTAAACACTTACAACCTGTTTAGTCAAGAAAAATGTGGCATTATATTAGATAAAAATAGCAAAGCTCCAGTTTCCTATGCAACCATTTATTATTCAAGAACTCCAATGGGTTCTTTCTCTAATGAATATGGAAATTATTGTATTTCAAAATCTAGAGAAACAATAGACAGCGTTTATATTTCTGCCTTAGGTTATTTAAAGTTTTCTATTGATTACAGTACTTTTTCAAAAGCAGACACAATTTATCTTCAAAGCAGGCCAATTGAATTAAACGATGTTATTGTAAAGGGGAAAAGAGGTAAAATAAATACTAAAGAAATTGGCTACCATAAAACATCATTCATTGAATTTAGAGAGAATGGCTACAACCCTAACTCTAACCAGCGTATTGCTACTTTTATTGCTCATAATGACGAGAAATGGGCTATTAAGAGTATTCATTGTCGCATTATTCCTAAAGATAACGAGCAAATTCAGTTCTTCAGAATACGGTTGAGAATCTACACAAATGATACAGTTAAAATGTTACCTAAAGAAGATTTATTAAATGAAAATATAACAATTGACATTGCACCAAAAGAAAAAAATATTGAATTTGATTTATTAAAATATAATTTAAAAGCTCCAGATAGCGGTTTTTGGATAAGTATGGAGAGCATTGGGTATATAGACAAAAAAGGAGAATATATAGCAATTCGTGACCATGAATATGGAAGATACACACTAAAAGACTCAAAAAAAATTAAATTGAAATCTATTGAGCGAATAACACCTATGTATAGATATACTTTAACTTCTCCCAAAAGAAGTGCGATTTCAAGTTGGAATAACAAATGGAAGCATGAAAATTATAAAGAAACATTAACTTTTTCTTTTGGGGCAACCATTGAGAAATTAGAATAG
- a CDS encoding DUF2911 domain-containing protein: MKRLFLLFSWYIASAYALLHAQGRLTTAPDGGNKKAFVSEYVGVVKIDISYHRPGVKGREGKIWGTPIAPYGLNDLGFGTSKAAPWRAGANENTAISFSYPVKIEGKDLPAGTYGLHMILGADETTLIFSKNHTSWGSFYYDPAEDALRVAVKNQSLPQSVEWLKYEFIDQTENGVTVAMQWEKRQIAFKVETDVHAAQVATFANELRNTPGFAWQAFVEAANYCVHHNIALDKALAWADQGISAPFIGQKNFQTLSAKAGVLLKMNKTADADALMKEALPLGSMNELHQYARTLLAAKRAREAFEVFKVNYDKNPNKFTTNVGLARGYSAVGDSKKALEYMKAALPQAPDALNKTSVEAMIKKLEQGQAIN, encoded by the coding sequence ATGAAACGTCTCTTCCTTCTTTTTAGCTGGTACATTGCTAGTGCCTACGCCCTGCTTCATGCCCAAGGCCGCCTCACTACCGCCCCCGACGGTGGCAATAAAAAAGCCTTTGTTTCTGAATATGTTGGCGTAGTCAAAATCGACATTTCTTATCATCGTCCTGGGGTCAAAGGTCGTGAGGGAAAAATTTGGGGAACGCCCATTGCCCCTTATGGCCTCAATGACTTGGGTTTTGGTACAAGTAAAGCCGCTCCATGGCGCGCAGGTGCCAACGAAAACACGGCCATTTCGTTCTCCTACCCCGTCAAAATCGAAGGAAAAGACCTACCTGCGGGCACCTACGGCCTCCACATGATACTAGGCGCGGACGAAACCACCCTCATTTTTTCAAAAAACCATACCTCTTGGGGTAGTTTTTACTACGACCCCGCCGAAGATGCCCTGCGTGTGGCAGTCAAAAACCAATCGCTTCCCCAAAGCGTGGAATGGCTCAAATACGAGTTCATTGACCAAACCGAAAACGGCGTAACCGTAGCAATGCAGTGGGAAAAACGCCAGATTGCGTTCAAGGTAGAAACCGACGTTCACGCCGCGCAAGTAGCCACTTTTGCCAACGAACTTCGCAACACGCCTGGGTTTGCGTGGCAGGCTTTTGTAGAAGCCGCCAATTACTGCGTTCACCATAACATTGCCTTAGACAAAGCATTGGCTTGGGCCGACCAAGGCATTTCAGCTCCTTTTATCGGGCAAAAAAACTTCCAAACCTTGAGCGCCAAAGCGGGCGTGTTGTTAAAGATGAACAAAACCGCCGATGCCGACGCCCTTATGAAGGAAGCCCTACCGCTAGGCTCGATGAACGAACTCCACCAATATGCCCGAACCTTGCTGGCAGCCAAACGCGCTCGAGAAGCCTTTGAGGTATTCAAGGTGAATTATGATAAAAATCCCAACAAATTTACCACCAACGTAGGTTTAGCGCGTGGTTATTCGGCCGTTGGCGACAGCAAAAAAGCGTTAGAATACATGAAAGCCGCGCTTCCCCAAGCTCCCGACGCCCTCAACAAAACCAGCGTCGAAGCCATGATTAAAAAGCTAGAACAAGGTCAAGCCATCAATTAA
- a CDS encoding DUF4249 family protein, with product MRCILFITLLTGVLSSCENGVDIERTPLNKLIAISSFISPQDSVLYVHVYRGQEMGSILRPDSAVIREAQVTISDGIRMTAFTYNASRKCYTLSNQIADIQPEKEYRLQVKVGNTVCNASCRIPPSPVVPIVNQSKVNDDFIALFNWPSSEKNRYYIFNYSLRDIVFRSQIGNPTGPYIRTPTNTLFDRQDKEANELEIRVFNAFKADRVSLAVFYQAVDENTYKYLKTYQDFSNWQNNTDRLIPNLREPQPVFNNIEGGIGIFGGYNRLDTLFKIKE from the coding sequence ATGCGCTGTATCCTATTCATAACATTACTGACCGGGGTATTAAGTTCTTGCGAAAACGGGGTAGACATTGAAAGAACCCCATTGAATAAGCTTATCGCGATCAGCTCTTTTATTTCACCCCAAGACTCCGTTTTATATGTTCATGTTTACAGAGGTCAGGAAATGGGGAGCATTTTACGGCCTGATTCGGCCGTAATCCGTGAGGCACAAGTCACTATATCTGATGGCATACGCATGACCGCGTTTACTTACAATGCTTCGAGGAAGTGCTATACGCTATCTAATCAAATCGCTGATATTCAACCTGAAAAAGAATACAGACTACAAGTCAAAGTAGGTAATACGGTTTGTAATGCTTCCTGCCGAATTCCCCCCAGCCCGGTTGTCCCGATTGTCAATCAATCGAAAGTAAACGACGATTTTATTGCCCTGTTCAACTGGCCGAGCAGCGAAAAAAACCGGTATTATATTTTCAATTATTCACTTAGAGATATTGTTTTCAGGTCTCAAATTGGCAATCCAACAGGCCCCTACATACGCACACCGACTAACACTCTGTTTGACCGTCAAGATAAAGAGGCCAATGAATTGGAAATCAGAGTCTTCAATGCGTTCAAAGCAGATAGAGTTTCGCTTGCCGTTTTTTATCAAGCAGTAGATGAAAATACGTACAAGTATCTCAAAACCTACCAAGATTTCAGCAATTGGCAAAACAACACTGATCGCTTAATTCCCAACCTGCGCGAACCCCAGCCCGTATTTAACAATATAGAAGGTGGAATAGGGATTTTTGGTGGGTACAATCGGTTAGACACATTATTCAAAATAAAAGAGTAA